In Arthrobacter citreus, a single genomic region encodes these proteins:
- a CDS encoding methylated-DNA--[protein]-cysteine S-methyltransferase, whose amino-acid sequence MNVNTNDNLYWTFVNHKEWNIYLAATSKGLCFVGSQNGAKQELLLFKEKYFPKIEMVNDEVQLEVYKKEIIEFLEGERIDFNLNVDFRGTAFQNVVWNALRSINYGETKTYSDIAETINKPKSVRAVGTAIGANPLLIIIPCHRVIGKNGALTGYRGGLDMKKSLLKIESIY is encoded by the coding sequence ATGAATGTAAACACAAATGATAATTTATATTGGACATTCGTAAACCATAAAGAATGGAACATTTATTTAGCGGCAACAAGTAAAGGACTATGTTTTGTAGGTTCGCAAAATGGAGCGAAGCAAGAATTACTATTATTTAAAGAGAAATACTTTCCAAAAATAGAAATGGTAAATGATGAAGTGCAACTGGAAGTTTATAAGAAAGAGATTATTGAATTTTTAGAAGGCGAACGTATTGATTTTAATCTAAACGTGGATTTTCGGGGGACAGCCTTTCAAAATGTTGTCTGGAATGCGCTTCGCTCGATCAATTATGGAGAAACAAAAACATATTCAGACATTGCTGAAACGATCAATAAGCCGAAATCTGTTCGAGCAGTCGGGACAGCGATCGGTGCCAATCCATTATTAATCATTATTCCTTGCCATCGTGTGATCGGTAAAAATGGTGCTTTAACAGGTTATCGAGGTGGCTTAGATATGAAAAAGAGTCTTTTAAAAATTGAATCCATCTATTAA
- a CDS encoding radical SAM protein translates to MNSELFYKNPKTILNKGTGFLSGYTHSLNPYTGCSFACSYCYVRQMPVSLFRKKEWGKWIDIKQNAAIVLEKELKRAKSKGDVTIFMSSSTDPYQPVEYKERLTRSLLETMLQQQPDFLFVQTRSSLVKRDIDLLKLFKDKVRVSMTIETDLDEIRKIFTPFAPPINARLKALEELANAGIPTQATIAPVLPSSEDFPIKLSKIVNRVCIDDFFMGDGSGGKRTARLGIETKYKEIKLEEWYDSEAYLLVYERFKKYFSENQIFISQKGFEP, encoded by the coding sequence ATGAATAGTGAATTATTCTATAAAAATCCTAAAACGATACTGAATAAAGGAACCGGTTTCCTTTCAGGTTATACGCACTCCTTAAATCCATATACCGGTTGCTCATTTGCTTGTTCATACTGCTATGTAAGGCAGATGCCCGTATCACTTTTTCGAAAAAAAGAATGGGGTAAATGGATTGATATTAAGCAAAATGCAGCTATAGTATTGGAAAAAGAACTGAAAAGGGCTAAAAGTAAAGGTGACGTGACTATTTTCATGTCTTCAAGTACTGACCCTTATCAACCGGTTGAGTATAAAGAAAGATTGACCAGAAGCTTATTAGAAACTATGCTTCAACAACAGCCTGATTTTTTATTTGTACAAACAAGAAGTTCGCTTGTAAAAAGAGATATTGATCTTTTAAAGCTATTCAAAGATAAAGTACGCGTAAGTATGACGATTGAAACGGATTTAGATGAAATAAGAAAGATTTTTACACCTTTTGCTCCTCCTATTAATGCAAGATTAAAAGCTCTAGAAGAGCTTGCGAATGCGGGGATTCCAACACAAGCTACAATTGCTCCAGTTTTACCTAGTAGTGAGGATTTTCCAATAAAGTTGTCGAAAATTGTTAATAGAGTTTGTATAGATGATTTTTTTATGGGTGATGGAAGTGGAGGCAAAAGGACAGCACGCCTTGGAATAGAGACGAAATATAAAGAGATCAAATTAGAAGAATGGTATGATTCAGAAGCTTATCTGCTAGTTTATGAACGCTTTAAAAAATACTTTTCGGAAAATCAGATTTTTATTAGTCAAAAAGGATTTGAACCTTAA